Proteins encoded in a region of the Pelmatolapia mariae isolate MD_Pm_ZW linkage group LG16_19, Pm_UMD_F_2, whole genome shotgun sequence genome:
- the tmem41aa gene encoding transmembrane protein 41A-A has translation MRSLVGLITVVAAASLYLYSLSLYLPAGPRKRSVRSAGAGHVSEEQQQQPGDSLEEEEPSRLKFPSDLEELRELAELLQFYKTEHTGYVLLLFCSAYLYKQSFAIPGSSFLNILAGAIFGPYQGLLLACVLTTVGSTMCFLLSQFFGKHYIVNLFPDKVSTLQRKVEENQDCLFFFLLFLRFFPMTPNWFLNMSAPIVNIPITFFFCSVFIGLLPYNFICVQTGVMLSEVSSLDDLFSWERLLQLLAIACMALLPGALIRHFSQKRLKLGIQSQNGLDKKVQ, from the exons ATGCGCTCCCTCGTAGGACTAATCACGGTTGTCGCCGCAGCCAGCTTGTATCTATATTCCCTGTCCTTGTACCTCCCCGCGGGACCAAGAAAGCGTTCTGTCCGAAGCGCCGGGGCTGGACATGTGTCCGaggagcaacagcagcagcccgGCGACTCCTTAGAAGAAGAAGAGCCCAGCAG GTTAAAGTTCCCTTCAGACTTGGAGGAGCTGCGGGAACTCGCTGAACTCTTGCAGTTCTACAAGACAGAGCACACTGGATATGTCCTGCTCCTCTTCTGCAGTGCTTATCTCTACAAGCAGTCCTTTGCTATTCCTGGATCCTCATTCCTG AACATTCTTGCGGGAGCTATATTTGGACCCTATCAAGGACTGCTGCTTGCCTGTGTGCTCACAACTGTGGGCTCTACAATGTGCTTCCTCCTCTCCCAATTCTTTGGAAAACACTACATTGTGAACCTCTTCCCAGATAAAGTCTCCACGTTACAGAGAAAG GTGGAGGAAAACCAGGACTGtttgttcttcttcctgcttTTCCTGAGGTTCTTTCCCATGACTCCCAACTGGTTTCTGAATATGTCTGCCCCGATTGTAAACATCCCCATcaccttcttcttctgctcAGTCTTCATTG GCCTCCTGCCATACAACTTCATCTGCGTCCAGACAGGTGTCATGCTATCCGAGGTGTCATCGCTGGATGACTTGTTCTCCTGGGAGCGGCTCCTGCAGCTGCTGGCCATCGCTTGCATGGCTCTGCTGCCTGGTGCCCTCATCCGCCACTTCAGTCAGAAGCGACTCAAACTTGGTATCCAGTCACAGAATGGACTCGATAAGAAGGTCCAGTGA
- the igf2bp2a gene encoding insulin-like growth factor 2 mRNA-binding protein 2a isoform X3, whose product MSWSRKIQIRNIPPHLQWEVLDGLLAQYGTVENVEQVNTDTETAVVNVTYATKEEAKVAIEKLTGHQFDDYSFKVSYIMDTDAAPPVQAPRTRRGGRTSRDQGSSQPGPSGGYGSPRPRQHDFPLRMLVPTQFVGAIIGKEGNTIKDVTKQTQSKVDIHRKENAGAAEKPITIHSTPEGCSAACRMILDIMQKEANETKTTEDIPLKILAHNSLVGRLIGKEGRNLKKIEEETGTKITISSLQDLTIYNPERTITVKGSVDACCKAEVEIMKKLREAYENDIAAINQQANLIPGLNLNALGIFSSGLPVLPPAAGPRSAVPAVAPAGYNPFLSHSSHLSGLYGVPPASAIPHQHSQQAPEQEVVYLFIPTQAVGALIGKKGQHIKQLAHFAGASIKIAPAESPDVTERMVIITGTPEAQFKAQGRIFGKLKEENFFSAKEEVKLETHIKVPSSAAGRVIGKGGKTVNELQNLTSAEVIVPRDQTPDENDEVFVKISGHFFASQTAQRKIREIIQQVKQQEQKHQQGAAVSPHHSK is encoded by the exons GAGTCGGAAGATCCAGATCCGGAACATTCCCCCTCATCTACAGTGGGAg GTTTTGGATGGCCTTCTAGCTCAGTATGGTACTGTAGAAAACGTGGAACAAG TGAACACTGATACAGAAACAGCAGTGGTGAATGTTACATACGCAACCAAGGAGGAAGCTAAAGT AGCCATCGAGAAGTTGACAGGACACCAGTTCGACGACTACTCCTTCAAGGTGTCATATATCATGGACACGGATGCTGCTCCACCTGTCCAGGCTCCCCGCACGCGTCGTGGGGGTCGGACTTCGCGGGACCAGGGCTCCTCTCAGCCCGGGCCATCAGGAGGCTACGGATCTCCACGCCCCAGACAACACGACttcccactgcgcatgctcgTGCCTACTCAGTTTGTGGGAGCCATCATCGGCAAGGAAGGCAACACCATCAAGGATGTCACCAAACAGACGCAGTCAAA GGTAGACATTCATCGGAAGGAAAATGCAGGTGCAGCTGAAAAACCCATCACCATCCACTCAACACCCGAGGGCTGCTCCGCCGCCTGTCGCATGATCCTGGACATCATGCAGAAGGAGGCCAACGAGACCAAGAC gaCGGAGGACATCCCTCTGAAAATCCTTGCCCACAACAGCCTTGTGGGTCGGCTGATTGGCAAGGAGGGCCGCAACCTGAAGAAAATCGAGGAGGAGACAGGGACCAAGATAACCATCTCCTC GTTACAAGACTTAACTATTTACAACCCTGAGAGGACCATCACGGTGAAGGGCAGCGTAGATGCGTGTTGTAAAGCTGAGGTGGAAATCATGAAGAAACTGAGGGAAGCCTACGAGAATGATATTGCTGCTATAAAT CAACAGGCCAACTTGATCCCGGGCTTGAACCTGAACGCTCTGGGCATCTTCTCCTCTGGTCTGCCGGtgctgccccctgctgctgGACCACGTAGCGCTGTGCCTGCTGTGGCGCCAGCAGGGTACAACCCATTCTTA AGTCACTCTTCACATCTCAGTGGCCTGTATGGGGTTCCTCCAGCAAGTGCCATCCCCCACCAGCACTCA CAACAGGCTCCAGAACAGGAGGTTGTCTACCTCTTTATTCCAACTCAGGCAGTCGGGGCCCTGATCGGCAAGAAGGGTCAGCACATCAAACAACTTGCCCACTTTGCCGGAGCTTCCATCAAG ATCGCTCCGGCTGAGAGTCCAGATGTTACTGAGAGGATGGTCATCATTACTGGAACCCCAGAAGCTCAGTTTAAG GCCCAAGGTCGGATATTTGGaaagctgaaagaggaaaacttCTTCTCTGCGAAGGAGGAGGTCAAACTGGAGACGCACATCAAGGTTCCCTCAAGTGCAGCTGGCAGGGTCATCGGTAAAGGTGGTAAGACG GTAAACGAGTTGCAGAACCTTACGAGCGCGGAGGTCATCGTACCGCGGGACCAAACTCCTGACGAGAACGACGAGGTCTTTGTGAAAATCAGTGGGCATTTCTTTGCCAGCCAG ACTGCACAGAGGAAGATCCGGGAGATCATTCAGCAGGTCAAACAGCAGGAACAGAAGCACCAGCAGGGCGCCGCCGTGTCACCGCACCACTCCAAGTGA
- the ehhadh gene encoding peroxisomal bifunctional enzyme — protein MAQYTRVSGSVGLITLQSPPVNALSAAVRQGIVDSMQRALSEPEVKSVVICGQNGIFSGGADIKEFGGQMSGPPLIPMIHAIEAASKPVVAAIEGIALGGGLELALGCHYRIAHSKARVGLPEVTLGLLPGASGSQRLPRLIGVPVALDLITTGRYVTAAEALKFGLVDQITDHNTVNVAVKFAQRVADQPLDARRISTYPCLCPPDVDVLFEEVMQRVRRTARGAIAPIACVQAVRAAATLPYNQGMERERELMATLFTSGQARALQYFFFAQRAVGRWSMPSGARWDTSKPRPVHKAAVIGLGTMGRGITVALAQAGFSVVAVETQEKQLMEAKQAISGMLERGAKRRGVAPALDKINYGCNIQSVADVDLVIEAVFEDMALKKKVFQQLSAVCKPDTFLCSNTSGLDIDQLACQTRNPELVVGMHFFAPAHVMKLLEVVYGPKSSPLAVATAMQLGKKIGKVSVAVGNCRGFVGNRMLKPYLEQALFLLEEGATPEFVDQVLEEFGFAMGVFRMSDLSGLDVGWKVRMADGLAMPDPTTGQPTRLRQGRRYSPLGDLLCEQGRFGQKTGRGWYQYDKPGSQVAKPDPWLHSFLDEYRARHALVARRIDHQEVLERCLYSMINEGFRILEDGIAAGPEDIDVIYVFGYSWPRHRGGPMFYAATVGLNKVLERLEHYYQAHPDVPSLQPCHLLRKLVASGSPPIQKWREVIKKVRSQL, from the exons ATGGCTCAGTACACTCGCGTTTCGGGCTCCGTGGGCTTGATTACTCTCCAAAGTCCTCCCGTTAATGCACTCAG TGCAGCGGTGAGGCAAGGCATTGTCGACTCGATGCAGAGAGCGCTCAGTGAGCCAGAAGTGAAGTCTGTGGTCATCTGTGGCCAGAATGGGATATTCTCTGGGG GAGCAGACATCAAGGAGTTTGGGGGACAGATGTCTGGGCCTCCCCTGATACCGATGATCCACGCCATCGAGGCTGCTTCTAAGCCCGTGGTGGCAGCTATAGAGGGGATCGCTTTAGGTGGAGGCCTTGAGTTGGCACTTGGCTGTCATTATCGGATCGCACACTCTAAA GCCAGAGTGGGACTTCCAGAGGTGACTCTGGGGCTGCTGCCTGGTGCGTCGGGAAGCCAACGTTTGCCGAGGCTGATCGGTGTCCCGGTTGCCTTGGACCTCATCACCACAG GTCGCTACGTGACTGCCGCAGAGGCACTGAAATTCGGATTAGTGGACCAGATTACTGACCACAACACTGTGAATGTAGCTGTGAAGTTTGCCCAGAGAGTCGCAG aTCAGCCGCTGGATGCACGTCGTATAAGCACATATCCGTGTCTGTGCCCCCCTGATGTGGATGTTCTGTTTGAGGAAGTGATGCAGAGGGTGCGCCGGACTGCCCGTGGAGCCATAGCACCAATTGCGTGTGTCCAGGCGGTGCGCGCAGCGGCCACCCTGCCCTACAATCAGGGAATGGAGCGGGAGAGAGAGCTGATGGCTACTCTCTTCACCTCTGGCCAGGCCCGCGCTCTGCAGTACTTTTTCTTTGCTCAGAGAGCCGTCGGCAGGTGGAGCATGCCCAGTGGAGCCCGCTGGGATACGAGCAAGCCCAGGCCTGTACATAAAGCAGCTGTGATTG GTCTTGGCACCATGGGAAGAGGCATAACTGTTGCCCTTGCACAGGCAGGGTTCTCTGTGGTAGCTGTGGAGACTCAAGAGAAGCAGCTGATGGAGGCAAAGCAGGCAATATCAGGCATGTTGGAGCGAGGGGCTAAGAGACGTGGGGTCGCTCCTGCTCTAGACAAGATCAATTACGGCTGTAACATCCAGTCGGTAGCAGATGTCGACCTTGTCATCGAAGCTGTGTTTGAGGACATGGCTCTGAAAAAGAAGGTCTTTCAGCAGCTGTCCGCTGTTTGTAAACCTGACACGTTCCTGTGCTCAAACACCTCTGGATTAGACATCGACCAGCTGGCCTGTCAAACCCGCAACCCAGAGCTTGTGGTTGGGATGCACTTTTTTGCTCCAGCCCACGTCATGAAGCTGCTGGAGGTGGTTTATGGGCCAAAATCCTCTCCTCTTGCTGTGGCAACTGCCATGCAACTGGGAAAGAAAATTGGGAAAGTCAGTGTGGCGGTTGGAAATTGTCGGGGTTTTGTGGGGAACCGCATGCTGAAGCCATATTTGGAACAAGCCCTCTTCTTGTTGGAAGAGGGAGCCACACCTGAGTTTGTGGATCAAGTGCTGGAGGAGTTTGGGTTTGCCATGGGTGTGTTCAGAATGTCTGACCTCTCTGGGCTTGATGTGGGCTGGAAAGTGAGGATGGCTGATGGCTTGGCAATGCCCGACCCGACAACGGGACAGCCAACGAGGCTCCGACAAGGTCGCAGGTACAGCCCCCTGGGAGACCTGCTCTGCGAGCAGGGACGGTTTGGTCAGAAAACAGGCAGAGGGTGGTATCAGTATGATAAACCTGGCAGTCAGGTGGCTAAGCCTGACCCTTGGTTGCACAGCTTCCTGGACGAGTACCGAGCCCGGCACGCCTTGGTGGCACGCCGCATAGACCACCAGGAGGTGCTGGAGCGCTGCCTCTATTCCATGATCAATGAGGGCTTCCGCATCCTGGAGGACGGAATAGCCGCAGGGCCTGAAGACATCGACGTCATTTACGTGTTTGGCTACAGCTGGCCTAGACACCGCGGAGGCCCCATGTTCTATGCTGCCACAGTTGGCCTAAACAAGGTCCTTGAGAGGCTCGAGCACTACTACCAGGCTCACCCTGATGTGCCCAGCCTGCAGCCCTGCCACTTGCTCAGGAAGCTGGTGGCCAGCGGCAGCCCACCAATCCAAAAGTGGAGGGAAGTGATTAAGAAAGTCCGCAGCCAGCTGTAA